From a region of the Kaistia sp. 32K genome:
- the parE gene encoding DNA topoisomerase IV subunit B: protein MAEIDDLFGAGGTARAVKPAEPPREEAAPRRTAAPPAAEGSYSAADIEVLEGLEPVRRRPGMYIGGTDEKALHHLFAEVIDNSMDEAVAGHATFIDVELSADGSVTVTDNGRGIPVDPHPKFKDKSALEVIMTTLHSGGKFDSKVYETSGGLHGVGVSVVNALSELLEVEVARGKRLYRQTFSRGHPTSTLEAVGEVHNRRGTKTRFKPDPQIFGAEAHFKPWRLFAMTRSKAYLFGGVEIRWTCAPELLDPEGATPPSAVFHFPAGLKDFLAAELGAEKTITSQIFAGRTDKASGHGAAEWAIAWYPGDGYVRSYCNTIPTAEGGTHEQGLRMALLRGLKAYAELSGNKRAAAITAEDVMTSCAAMLSVFVREPEFVGQTKDKLSTAEATRIVEKAIGDPFDHWLAAAPQEASRLLDWVIERAEERLRRRQEKEVNRKTAVRKLRLPGKLADCSQSAAQGSEIFIVEGDSAGGSAKQARNRTSQAVLPLRGKILNVANAGREKMAQNQQLADLMQALGVGARTHYRDDDLRYDKVIIMTDADVDGAHIASLLITFFYREMPSLIDKGHLYLAVPPLYRISQGGKTLYARDDQHKEDLLATEFKGKGKVEIGRFKGLGEMLPGQLKETTMDPGKRTLLRVGIVDGDISLTQDVVEQLMGNKPEERFRFIQERAVFAKELDI, encoded by the coding sequence ATGGCAGAGATCGACGACCTATTCGGAGCCGGTGGAACCGCGCGCGCAGTGAAGCCGGCGGAGCCGCCCCGCGAAGAGGCCGCCCCGCGGCGCACGGCGGCGCCGCCCGCGGCCGAAGGCAGCTATTCCGCCGCCGACATCGAGGTCCTCGAGGGGCTCGAGCCGGTGCGTCGTCGCCCCGGCATGTATATCGGCGGCACCGACGAGAAGGCGCTGCATCACCTGTTCGCCGAAGTGATCGACAATTCGATGGACGAGGCCGTGGCCGGCCACGCCACCTTCATCGATGTCGAACTCTCGGCCGATGGCAGCGTGACGGTCACCGACAATGGCCGCGGCATCCCGGTCGACCCGCATCCGAAGTTCAAGGACAAGTCGGCGCTCGAAGTCATCATGACGACGCTGCATTCCGGCGGAAAGTTCGATTCCAAGGTCTACGAGACCTCGGGCGGCCTGCACGGCGTCGGCGTCTCCGTGGTCAATGCCCTGTCGGAACTGCTGGAAGTCGAAGTCGCGCGCGGCAAGCGGCTCTATCGCCAGACCTTCTCGCGCGGTCATCCGACCTCGACGCTCGAGGCGGTCGGCGAGGTGCATAATCGTCGCGGCACCAAGACCCGCTTCAAGCCGGATCCGCAGATCTTCGGCGCCGAGGCCCATTTCAAGCCCTGGCGCCTGTTCGCCATGACCCGCTCGAAGGCCTATCTGTTCGGTGGCGTCGAGATCCGCTGGACCTGCGCGCCGGAACTGCTGGATCCCGAGGGCGCGACGCCGCCGTCGGCCGTCTTCCACTTCCCCGCCGGTCTGAAGGACTTCCTGGCGGCCGAGCTCGGAGCCGAGAAGACGATCACGTCGCAGATCTTCGCCGGCCGCACCGACAAGGCGAGCGGCCACGGCGCGGCGGAATGGGCGATCGCCTGGTATCCGGGCGACGGCTATGTCCGCTCCTACTGCAACACGATCCCGACGGCGGAAGGCGGCACGCATGAGCAGGGCCTGCGCATGGCGCTGCTGCGCGGCCTCAAGGCCTATGCCGAGCTCTCCGGCAACAAGCGCGCCGCCGCGATCACCGCCGAGGACGTGATGACGTCCTGCGCGGCGATGCTGTCGGTCTTCGTGCGCGAGCCGGAATTCGTCGGCCAGACCAAGGACAAGCTGTCGACGGCGGAAGCGACGCGCATCGTCGAGAAGGCGATCGGCGATCCCTTCGACCATTGGCTGGCGGCGGCGCCGCAGGAAGCCTCGCGCCTGCTCGACTGGGTCATCGAGCGCGCCGAGGAACGGCTGCGCCGGCGGCAGGAAAAGGAGGTCAACCGCAAGACGGCGGTGCGCAAGCTGCGCCTTCCCGGCAAGCTGGCGGACTGCAGCCAGAGCGCGGCCCAGGGCAGCGAGATCTTCATCGTCGAGGGTGATTCCGCAGGTGGCTCCGCCAAGCAGGCGCGCAATCGCACCAGCCAGGCCGTGCTGCCGCTGCGCGGCAAGATCCTCAACGTCGCCAATGCCGGCCGCGAGAAGATGGCGCAGAACCAGCAGTTGGCTGACCTGATGCAGGCGCTGGGCGTCGGCGCGCGCACGCACTATCGCGACGACGATTTGCGCTACGACAAGGTCATCATCATGACCGACGCCGACGTCGACGGCGCCCACATCGCCTCGCTGCTGATCACCTTCTTCTATCGCGAGATGCCGTCCCTGATCGACAAGGGCCACCTCTATCTCGCGGTGCCGCCGCTCTATCGCATCAGCCAGGGCGGCAAGACGCTCTACGCCCGCGACGACCAGCACAAGGAAGACCTGCTGGCGACCGAGTTCAAGGGCAAGGGGAAGGTCGAGATCGGCCGCTTCAAGGGCCTCGGCGAGATGCTGCCCGGCCAGCTCAAGGAGACGACGATGGATCCCGGCAAGCGCACCTTGCTGCGCGTCGGCATCGTTGACGGCGATATCTCGCTCACCCAGGATGTCGTCGAACAGCTGATGGGCAACAAGCCG